The following is a genomic window from Thaumasiovibrio subtropicus.
GTATGCCACTAACAGAAGAACACCTTCACGCTGAACAGAAGTAGCGTATTCAAAGTCAATTATGACAGTTAAGCTCGCCTATCCTTGGCGAGCTTTTTTATTGCTTAATTTAAGCTCAGTAGGCACAAGTTTTGCTTATTAGTCCGTATCACGCTTTATAGAGTTCAAGTTCACAAATAGTCAATATGGCATGCGATATCACCCTTGTTTTTCTCACTTCACAGTAGGAATACAGGTACGATAGGTAGATACTAAAGACTCGATTCTATGTGGTAATCGATTCCTGAGGAGGAGCTATGAATATGTTTTTACGCTTTACACATATCCATCAGTGGTTCCCAACCTTAGAACAGGACGTCCTTAAGTTGGCAATCTGGTTAGTTAATTTTTCCGATGAGCTTGATCGTTACGATAGAGAAGCCAAGCAGATGCGTCGAGAAGAAAGATTGAGCAATAACTAAGGGGAAAGAGGCACTCTATCGAGTGCCTATTTTTTTAAGCTTTTTGTTGGCGAGCTTGCCAAACAAGATCGCCTATTCCATCCGTTGGCTTAAACGCTGTGGGCGCACTTAGCAATAGACGACGAATTGCGGCTTGGTCATCGCTATCACATGCTAAACGGAGTGACACGACTAAACCATCGTATTCCTCGAGGTCTAAAAATGTCTCACTTGCGGTCATTATCCGTGGATGAGAAGTTCTACTCACGTTATCGCCTATCAGCAACTCTTCAAATAACTTCTCACCTGGCCGCAGTCCCGTATACTGAATCTCAATATCACCATCTGGATTATCTTCTGACTTAACCTCTAATCCTGATAATTGAACAAGATTCACGGCAAGATCCGCAATCTTAACTGGTTCACCCATATCAAGGACAAAGACATCGCCGCCCTTCGACATTGCCCCCGCTTGAATCACTAACTGAGCCGCTTCAGGAATCGTCATAAAATATCGAATGATATCTGGATGTGTAACTGTAATTGGTTTGCCAAGTGCTATCTGTTGCTTAAATACCGGAATAACCGAGCCAGATGAACCAAGCACATTGCCAAACCTGACCATGCAAAAGTTTGTTCCTTTATCAACATACGCCTTGGCCAATGCTTGAAGTGCCAACTCAGCCATACGTTTCGTCGCGCCCATGACATTGGTTGGTCTTACCGCTTTATCTGTTGAAATAAGCACAAAAGACTTCACACCTGCATGCAATGCCGCCTTTGCGGTATTGTATGTACCTAGTATGTTGTTCTTCACCCCTTCCGCTGCATTGTATTCCACAATGGGGACGTGTTTGTAAGCAGCTGCGTGATAAACCGTCTCAACGCCATAAGCATCCATTACAGATTTTACCCGCTCAAAAGATTGTACAGAGCCTAATATGGGAACAAGCTTTACTTCTACGCCGAGTTCATTGATAACAGCTGAGAGCTCTCGGTCAATTTGATATAGGCTAAATTCAGAGATATCAAAAAGTACCAGTGTTTTCGGACTTAAGGTTACAATCTGCCGACAAAGCTCCGAGCCAATCGAGCCACCAGCACCTGATACCATCACAACTTTATCTAAAATGTTCACTTCTAGAAGCGCTTGGTCAGGCGTAACGGGATCTCTTCCTAGGAGATCTTCAATCTCCACTTCTTTCAACTGATCGATAGAAAGCGCACCATTGACCATCTCTTCTAAATTAGGAATGGTTAACACATCGAGATGACGCTCCGTCAGTAACTCTACTACTTCTCGGCGTTGTGCCCTTGTTGCCGATGGCATGGCGAGCAATACCTTGCTCACTCGGTACTTCTTCAACATACGGTCCAAATATTTTCTTCGATAAACAGTCGTCCCTTGAATCGTTGTTTTATGCAACTTTCTATCATCATCAATGAAAGCAACTGGATTGTACTCTTTACCCTGCCGAAGTATGTTGACGAGCTGGCGACCAGCGGTACCTGCGCCGTAAACCAATACAGGCTCTTTATGACGTCCAAGTATCTCAGCAACCAACATTCTCACCACCAATCTAGAGCCTCCACACAGGGCAACGAGAAAAGTTAAATAGATCACAGGTACAGAACGCGGCAAAAACGTTTGATCGTAATAGGCGACCAATACAATCGAAAGAGCAGAAATCGCCGCAGAAATACAGATACTAATCACGGCATGAAGGCTTAGATAACGAAGTATCGCTCGATATAGACCACTTTGAGCGAAAACGGCAAGGGTAATCGCTGTCACAATACCTAGCAATCGCCAATATTCACTGGCGTCAACATATCCGTCTAAGTAACCCAAGCGCGCGAAAAACGCTCCCCAAAAAGCTGCGCAGATAAAAAGAGAGTCAAAGATAACACTCACAACCCGCTTCATTGGGCGTGGCATATTCCAGATAGGGTTTAAATAGCTCACTAATCACTCGTCATTTGTTCTTATAGGCACCGTATAATAACAAAAAAAGCCGCAATTGCGGCTTTATCGATACTGGTTCTAACATTAGCTTTTAACTCTATCGCCTGAACCTTTACCGGTGGCTGTCATAATAATGTATTTGAAGTAGTTCTTCACACTCATCGTATCGAGCATTTTTCTATCAGTGATAGCGAGTTGTTTAGGTTCAGACATATCAATATCACTCACCTGAGCCAGCCCCGTAATGCCGGGCAATACGTCATAAACTCCCAAAGCTTCACGTTCTTCAATCAGCTCTTTCTGATTAAACAAATTTGGACGAGGCCCCACTAAACTCATCTCGCCTTTTACTACATTTATCAGCTGTGGCAACTCATCAATCTTTGTCTTGCGCAAAAAGCCACCTAATTTTGTGATCGCATTTCGACTCGCTAGATGGCTTGCTACTGACTCAGTATCTACACGCATCGTACGAAATTTCACCAAATGAAACGGCTTCTTATCTTTACCAACACGCTCTTGAACAAAAATCGGTGAACCCGTGTCGAAATAACCGATGATCATCACTATCAGTAATAGGGGAAAGGTCACTAACAAACCAACAGCAGCCAAAATGAAATCAAACAGTCGTAACATAAATCACTCATCTTCAATCGATTGCAAATCGTCAATCATTAACTCTAAACTTCTCGCCATAGTATGTGGAGGCGTCCAGCCAAGCAACT
Proteins encoded in this region:
- a CDS encoding polysaccharide biosynthesis protein; the encoded protein is MSYLNPIWNMPRPMKRVVSVIFDSLFICAAFWGAFFARLGYLDGYVDASEYWRLLGIVTAITLAVFAQSGLYRAILRYLSLHAVISICISAAISALSIVLVAYYDQTFLPRSVPVIYLTFLVALCGGSRLVVRMLVAEILGRHKEPVLVYGAGTAGRQLVNILRQGKEYNPVAFIDDDRKLHKTTIQGTTVYRRKYLDRMLKKYRVSKVLLAMPSATRAQRREVVELLTERHLDVLTIPNLEEMVNGALSIDQLKEVEIEDLLGRDPVTPDQALLEVNILDKVVMVSGAGGSIGSELCRQIVTLSPKTLVLFDISEFSLYQIDRELSAVINELGVEVKLVPILGSVQSFERVKSVMDAYGVETVYHAAAYKHVPIVEYNAAEGVKNNILGTYNTAKAALHAGVKSFVLISTDKAVRPTNVMGATKRMAELALQALAKAYVDKGTNFCMVRFGNVLGSSGSVIPVFKQQIALGKPITVTHPDIIRYFMTIPEAAQLVIQAGAMSKGGDVFVLDMGEPVKIADLAVNLVQLSGLEVKSEDNPDGDIEIQYTGLRPGEKLFEELLIGDNVSRTSHPRIMTASETFLDLEEYDGLVVSLRLACDSDDQAAIRRLLLSAPTAFKPTDGIGDLVWQARQQKA
- a CDS encoding sugar transferase, translated to MLRLFDFILAAVGLLVTFPLLLIVMIIGYFDTGSPIFVQERVGKDKKPFHLVKFRTMRVDTESVASHLASRNAITKLGGFLRKTKIDELPQLINVVKGEMSLVGPRPNLFNQKELIEEREALGVYDVLPGITGLAQVSDIDMSEPKQLAITDRKMLDTMSVKNYFKYIIMTATGKGSGDRVKS